TCGATCCCGCTCGTCGATTATTTCCAAGATGGCGTGGTGCTGTATATTCGCCGTTCCGTTGTGGATGTGCTCAAATTGTCTTTCAAGTTCACGGTCAGACAGGCGTTCAAATGGTTTTCTCGCTTCTTTTATTTCCTCTATCGTATACCTATTCACATCAAAAGAAAGTTAGTTTTCAGCTTTATTAGAAATTTCACGTGTTGGGTCGTTGATAAGTTCTTTTCTACGATAGGGTATGGACTATTCAGCTTTCATTTCTTCAAACAGGAATGCACCGTCCGAGACGAATTCAATAAATTCTTTCACTCCCATTTCGTCACAAAGCGGCTTTAACATTTTGAGCGTTCGATGGAGATCTATCGCATCGCCCTCAGATACTTTTCGAGCATGACTTGCACTAAAAATCGTAACCTGCCCTGAGTTGTTTTCAGCGAAGAGATAGTCCGCGCGCCACCCCTTTGTCCGGGCAACCAAAAACAACATTCCAAAGACAAGGCTAGGGAGAATAACCTCTTCCATCCCACGGTATGAGCGAACAAATATATTCCCAGGGTCTTGCGGCATCTCGATTGAACCATCTGCTGACAGAGTTCCATAAATATTTCTATGATCTACATTATCTTTCTCGAGATGAGAAAGAATCAATCTTGCTGCTCGGCACTCTGGGAAAAACTGGAGCCTTTTCAATGCGAGCGTCTTCGCCTTAGGATAATCACCTTTATTGTATGACAAAACGGCTTCTTCAACGTCAACGCCACATGAAATTCTACGTGATTCCTTTGTATCCGGCGTCTGGCTTACTAATTTCCTTGCTAGTGCTAGATACTCTTCTGCCTTTGGGACGTTCTTTACAATATCGCGGAACAGTAAAATCAGATTCGTGGCTGCTTCGGCTCTTGCAAGGATGGCTCGATCATCCTTACCCTCTATCTCCCGTAAGGCGTTCTCAAGCCAAGTTATTGCTTCTGAGTATCGCTTCATTAATGTGAGTGTACTCGCGTGTATCGAGACTGCACCTAGATAGTTAAATTTCCGATATGCTCGCTCTGACAGTTCAAGGGATTCTTCGTAGTCCTTTAACTGCCTTTTGCTTAAAGCAAGTTCTGCGAGTTGCTGACCAGAAAGCCCCCGAATCCCCTCCACAAAGGAATCGTCCATCCGATACTTATCTTTTCTTTTAAACCACATACTTTTTGAGTTCCTTGATAATGATTTTGTAATTCTTCGGGCGACGGCGCTTATCGGGATGGCAACAGTTAGCTGCCAAACGACACCACGCACCCGGATACTTTTTTAAAACGTCACTAACGATATGATAGTATCCACCCGTCAGGATATTTTCAATCGTGCCGGAAGTCGTTTCGGATCTGTCGATGCACGGGTTAGATTTAGTTGCGACTTCCATCATGATTATCCCAAGAGAGAAAATGTCATCAGTTACTTGATGCATATAACTATCATTACGGATTGTTCCTAAAATCCTCTCAGGCGACATGTAGGGTAGTGTTCCACCATAGGCTTCTAACGACTCAATCCCTCTCTCGCTGCCCTTCTTTGTATTTGAACGAAAGAAGCAATAGTTTTGAAACCGAGCCATGCCCCAGTCTGCCACCGACAAATATGGATTTGGCCCTTCCGAATAATTTAAGAGGTTTTGAGGCTTTAGATCCAAGTGCAGCAAATTAGATTTTTCCCACGCGTAGTTGAGTGCCTCACATATTCCAACAAATTGTCTATACCAGAAAGAGCCTGTTTCAGGCATATTGCAGCGACTTTCGTAAATCAAGGATTCTGCATTTTGGTGATACAGCGGCATAACCGCTGCCATCTGACCACTAATTTCTGAGAGCTTAAGAAGAGGAACAACGTGCCTGTGGCGGACAGTTAACCACAGTCGACATTCGCGTTCAAACGCATCTGAATCTGCTAGTCTTTTAGGGAATTTTACTGCGATTTTTCCGTCTAACGGGGCAAAAATCCGACTCATTGGAGACATTTTTGTGTAAGTCTTATCAACAGGCTCTAAAAAATAGACCTTTCCCATACCACCTTCTGAGTTGCCCAATAGGGAAAATTCTCGGTAGCCGTCTATAATAAATTTACGCTTTGTATCCACTCGCTATATTTTACAGATAATGCACATCGAAACCGCAACGATTAAACAGTGCGCATGAGAAGAGCTATGACACCCTTGCGGGTTCGGGGGAGGTCTCCCAAGTTGATACACGATCTATGCACACGCGCCACAGCTACAGACCCCGGTGGAACCATCCTGCACTCACCTTTAACGCGCAGGACGATGCTGGCTTCACGACACGTTACACGCTCGCCTTCCACATCTACTACCTTCTTACGGGGCTTATCATGCTTTGGGGAGCGTGCGAGGCTCCTTGCGGCTCGGAATGCTTCTCTGTCTACGCTTCGACTAAGCTGTTCCGCCATCCGGACAATCCGTCCGGTCACGATCGGTAAGGGCGATCCACCCGCTTTCAATGGCTTAGCTAACTTCATCGCAAGACTCGATACTTACTGTTGGGTTGTTACTTTATAAGATCGGGACTTTCACCCGATAAGATCAGTGCACCCTTTGCTTGGCGCACAACGATGAGGGGAGGCATAGATGAGCGCAGCGAAATCTATCGTCCTCTCCCGACTTGTTCAGGTTTTGGTTTTCATTCGCGTCTTAGAGGAGAACCCCGGCTACTGCCCACCCGAAGAGCGCCATAGATATAAGCACCACAGCTACTGTGGACCTATAGATAAAAAATACGAAATCTGTTTTCCGTTTTTCATTATCATGATTGTTCTTATGTGGATTTGTATCGGAGTTCAGTATGTTCTTCAGGATCATTCGCAAGGCGCTGGCCCTCCTATCATGGAAGAGCATAGCAAGCCCAAGTCCGACAGCACACGACACTAGGATCGCAACCAAAAGACATTTGTTCTCTTCGTTTATTTTACCGTGCAAAAATGTGGTAGCTGCCAATATGAACATCAAGATGTTAGACATCGCAGAAATGGATTGCGCCATCGCTGATTCAATCTCGCCTATGAGTTCACCGACTAGTTCTTGGTCCATTTTATTTTCTTTCCTGAACGATGAAGTGTCACGCGGAGGGGGCGCAGCCCCCGGAGTTGTGACCACTGACTTGTTCGCTTCGTAGTTTTCTTAAAACTTCAACAGCGATTTTGTAGTAGGTTTTTGGAACACCACGATTGTGCTCCCTTAAATTCTTCTCCTCAGTGACTTCGATCCATTCGTTTTCTTCAAGTAAGCCAGTTCCGTCTTTGGTGAAGTCTAGATCGTAGGAATAGAACTTTTCTTCTTGGCTCAGAATCTCTCCAAACAGTGGGTTCGTTCCTTGCTCCCAATCAGCTGCTGAGATCAGAATAGAACCTTCTATTTCAATGCCTTTGAGTTCCAAGAAATCGTAGAAAGCCTTTGGGAGGTTCCTTTTGCCGTAGCGGAACTCAAGTGCAGACTGGAGAACGTTCAATTCGTGAAGCCGCACAGTCTCATTCGGATCCTTCGCCCTGATCCGATCGAGTCGTTCTCTTTCCTCGTTTTCCTGAGGTGTAAGGCTTCTCTTCATTTTATTTAGCGAACGCTAAGGTGTCACGATGGAGGCGGCTGAGCTGCCGGAATTGTGACCACCGTTTTGTTGTGCTCTCATGGTTATTGATGCCTTTCGAAGATCCCAGAGCACTGGCTTCATCGCATCACCGTCCAAACTTTTCCAATCCGTCATTCTTTTCTGACTGTTCCTTCTCTTGAACGACTCGATTGCCTTTGCTGCGAAGTCTTCGCCGGAAAGACCTCCAATCATGTAATCCGCGTATGGCTCCAAAAACTTCTCATACCCCTTTGTTGTCGGTTTCTCGCACTCGAACGTTTTACCTATCCCAGAAAACGTTTGAATTCCTTTTGTGTAGTATCTCCAGAATCTAGTCAGAGGAAATCTCTTTTCGACTTCTTGCCTACCGAGGACGTCAAGATACTTGTTTTCATAGCTTGTTTTTAGGCCCAGGAGCCAGACGTAGTGGATGAAATTGGGGTCGTTAATCGGAGCTGACCGAACAATGCCTGCCGATACATTCTGAGCGACTTTTGAGTTCTCTTCGATGAATTCTTCGAGCTTTTCGCTAAAACCTTTCGACACCAGATAGCCGATACATTCATCCGGAGAATGATAAGTTTGTAGGCTATTCCGAAATCCGTCTTCGATTTCTGAAGCAAGTTGCTGGTGTCGAGGTCTCATCCTTATTTGCACAACGTAAGTGATAGTCGCGGCGAGGCGCAGCCTCGTCGTTGACTACTCACTCTGGTTATGTCTTTTCGTTTAATTTGTTCTCTAGCGCTTCAACTTTGTCCGAGAGCTCTACTATTATTTCACTTTTAGATGTTGGTCTGAATTTTAAAGCAAAGGCGGCACCTAAAAATGCTCCAGTAACGCATGAGGAAATAAAAATTACATTCATTCCCTGGGCGATGAGAATGGCTTCAAAGAATCCGAGTTCTTCGCTGTCTAGGAAGATTCCTTGAATTCTCTTCTTTGTGCTCAAAGTCATCAAGAGAGTAATGTGAGCCGGCCCCGTAAAGTTGGACAGGTTGCTTCACCGAGTTAAAGTAAAGCAACCAATGAAAAAGAGACGAAAGTTCACATCCGAGTTCAAAAGCAAGGTAGCGCTGGAGGCGCTGCGGGAACAGCACCCGATCCACGAGATTGCGAAGCGTTATCAGATCCATCCGACGCAAGTGACGGAGTGGAAGAAGGCACTGCTGGGCAATGCCAGCAGCGTGTTTGAGAGCGCGAGTTCGAAGCACGAAGAGGCCTTCAAGCAGAAGCTGAAGGAAGACCGCCTCTACAAGCAGATCGGCCAGCTCCAGGTGGAGGTGGATTTTTTAAAAGACAGTTGTGACAAGCTCGGTATCACTATCCCGGAGGATGAGCTTCGTTGATCAGGCTTCAGAGATGAGTATTCAAAGACAGTGCGAACTTCTGGCCGTGCCGCGTTCGAGCTACTATCATAAACCCAAGCGCAAGGTAAGCGTGCTGGACGAGTTGCTGATGCAGGTGATCGACCGCATTTACATGGAAGAGCCGACCTATGGGAGTCGCCGCATGTGTGACGAACTCGGGAAGCTCGGCTACAGGATAAATCGCAAGCGTGTGCAGCGGTTGATGCGCGTAATGGG
The DNA window shown above is from Coraliomargarita parva and carries:
- a CDS encoding transposase; its protein translation is MKKRRKFTSEFKSKVALEALREQHPIHEIAKRYQIHPTQVTEWKKALLGNASSVFESASSKHEEAFKQKLKEDRLYKQIGQLQVEVDFLKDSCDKLGITIPEDELR
- a CDS encoding protein kinase domain-containing protein; translation: MDTKRKFIIDGYREFSLLGNSEGGMGKVYFLEPVDKTYTKMSPMSRIFAPLDGKIAVKFPKRLADSDAFERECRLWLTVRHRHVVPLLKLSEISGQMAAVMPLYHQNAESLIYESRCNMPETGSFWYRQFVGICEALNYAWEKSNLLHLDLKPQNLLNYSEGPNPYLSVADWGMARFQNYCFFRSNTKKGSERGIESLEAYGGTLPYMSPERILGTIRNDSYMHQVTDDIFSLGIIMMEVATKSNPCIDRSETTSGTIENILTGGYYHIVSDVLKKYPGAWCRLAANCCHPDKRRRPKNYKIIIKELKKYVV